In the genome of Raphanus sativus cultivar WK10039 chromosome 4, ASM80110v3, whole genome shotgun sequence, one region contains:
- the LOC108852848 gene encoding probable membrane-associated kinase regulator 4: MAANLEWCDSDVEEDYIDMEVTSFTNLVRKALNNNTNNNNPREFEFQMSHICPLEIDKTSSPADELFYKGKLLPLHLPPRLQMVQKLLEDYTFDEEFYSTPLATGTVNTPVTSNTPFESCTVSPADSCQVSRELNPKDYFLEYSSSLEDDEKKKSWGKKLRMVKHLSFGTKIKASRAYLRSFFGKSSCSDESRVADEGSMLRCSRAEKPKKQSNGSVPRSHRRSFSVSMRRQPAKSLNNKSSTNLGFRPLQFLKRSTSSNSEVENSIQGAILHCKQSQQQKQYSVNEVGFCSLSASKIAGAYDQERAQMFRG; this comes from the coding sequence ATGGCAGCTAATCTAGAGTGGTGTGACAGTGATGTAGAAGAAGATTACATAGACATGGAAGTCACTTCTTTCACTAACCTCGTACGCAAAGCTCTcaacaacaacaccaacaacaacaaccctAGAGAGTTCGAGTTCCAGATGTCTCATATATGTCCTCTCGAGATAGACAAAACCTCTTCTCCTGCAGATGAACTCTTCTACAAAGGcaagcttcttcctcttcacttACCTCCACGTCTCCAAATGGTTCAAAAGCTTCTAGAAGATTACACCTTTGATGAGGAATTCTATAGCACACCGTTAGCCACCGGAACGGTTAATACTCCGGTGACGAGCAACACCCCGTTTGAGTCTTGCACCGTCTCTCCGGCAGATTCTTGTCAAGTGAGTAGAGAGCTTAACCCGAAAGACTATTTTCTTGAATATTCAAGTTCATTGGAGgatgatgagaagaagaaatctTGGGGCAAGAAGCTAAGAATGGTCAAACACTTGAGTTTTGGAACGAAGATTAAAGCTTCAAGAGCTTATCTAAGATCATTCTTTGGGAAGTCAAGTTGTTCTGATGAGTCAAGAGTTGCTGATGAAGGATCTATGTTGAGGTGTTCTCGAGCAGAGAAACCTAAGAAGCAGAGTAATGGTTCGGTTCCGAGGAGCCACAGGAGATCATTTTCTGTTTCTATGAGGAGACAACCTGCGAAGAGTTTGAACAACAAGTCATCGACCAATTTAGGGTTTCGTCCGTTGCAGTTTTTGAAGAGAAGTACAAGTTCGAACTCAGAGGTAGAGAACTCTATTCAAGGAGCTATCTTGCATTGCAAGCAATCTCAGCAACAGAAGCAGTATAGTGTTAATGAGGTTGGATTCTGTTCGTTGTCAGCTTCAAAAATTGCGGGAGCATATGATCAAGAACGGGCTCAGATGTTTAGGGGTTAA
- the LOC108851009 gene encoding 60S ribosomal protein L35-2-like: MFIRTRIKVHELREKSKSDLSAQLQHFKAEIALLRVAKITGGAPNELSKIKVVRKSIVQVLTVISQKQKLALREAYKNKKFLPLDLRPKKTRAIRRRLTKHQASLYTEREK; this comes from the exons atgttTATAAGAA CGAGAATCAAGGTTCATGAGCTGAGGGAGAAATCAAAATCGGATCTTTCTGCTCAGTTGCAGCACTTCAAGGCGGAGATCGCTCTTCTCCGCGTGGCCAAAATCACTGGAGGTGCTCCTAACGAGCTCTCTAAGAT TAAGGTGGTGAGGAAGTCGATAGTTCAGGTGTTGACAGTGATCTCACAGAAGCAGAAGCTTGCTCTGAGAGAGGcgtacaagaacaagaagttTTTGCCTCTTGATCTTCGTCCCAAGAAGACTAGAGCTATCAGGAGGAGACTCACCAAGCATCAGGCTTCGCTCTACACAGAGAGGGAGAAGTAG
- the LOC108855103 gene encoding caffeoylshikimate esterase isoform X1: MVMYEENFVLNSRGMKLFTCVWKPVKQEPKALLFLCHGYAAESSITMNSTATRLAKAGFAVYGMDYEGHGKSEGLSGYISNFDDLVDDVSIHYSTICEKEENRGKMRFLLGESMGGAVVLLLARKKPEFWDGAVLVAPMCKLAEEVKPHPVVISILIKLCSFIPTWKIVPGSDILDIAIKEPHIRTQVRENEYCYKGRPRLKTAYQLLLVSLDLEKNLHEVSIPFIVLHGEDDKVTDKSVSKMLYEVASSSDKTVKLYPNMWHALLYGETPENSEIVFTDVIKWLVDRTSESNGRLESELKHKHDGVLKHK; encoded by the exons ATGGTTATGTATGAAGAG AATTTTGTGTTGAACTCACGAGGCATGAAGTTGTTCACTTGTGTATGGAAACCGGTCAAGCAAGAACCAAAGGCGTTGCTCTTCTTATGCCACGGTTACGCTGCGGAGTCCAGTATCACCATGAACA GTACAGCGACGAGGCTAGCCAAGGCTGGGTTTGCAGTCTATGGAATGGACTATGAAGGACACGGAAAATCCGAGGGATTAAGTGGTTACATCAGTAACTTTGATGATCTAGTTGATGATGTCTCTATTCATTACTCTACAATTTGTG agaaagaagagaataGAGGGAAGATGAGGTTTCTACTTGGAGAATCCATGGGAGGAGCAGTTGTGTTGCTCTTAGCTAGAAAGAAGCCTGAATTTTGGGACGGTGCCGTTTTGGTCGCACCTATGTGTAAG TTAGCTGAAGAGGTAAAGCCACATCCAGTAGTGATCTCAATTCTCATAAAGCTTTGCTCGTTTATTCCAACGTGGAAAATAGTTCCAGGCAGTGATATTCTTGACATTGCGATTAAAGAACCTCACATCAGAACTCAG GTGAGGGAGAACGAATATTGCTACAAAGGCCGGCCTCGCCTCAAAACTGCCTACCAACTTTTGCTGGTTAGCTTGGATCTCGAGAAGAATCTTCACGAG GTATCGATTCCTTTCATTGTTCTTCACGGAGAAGATGATAAAGTGACGGACAAAAGCGTCAGCAAAATGCTATATGAAGTGGCTTCAAGCTCGGACAAAACAGTCAAGCTTTACCCTAACATGTGGCATGCTTTATTGTATGGAGAAACTCCTGAAAATTCAGAAATCGTATTTACTGATGTCATAAAGTGGCTGGTGGATAGAACCTCTGAATCTAACGGACGATTAGAGAGCGAGTTAAAACATAAGCATGATGGAGTGTTGAAGCATAAATAA
- the LOC108855103 gene encoding caffeoylshikimate esterase isoform X2 translates to MVLRSTATRLAKAGFAVYGMDYEGHGKSEGLSGYISNFDDLVDDVSIHYSTICEKEENRGKMRFLLGESMGGAVVLLLARKKPEFWDGAVLVAPMCKLAEEVKPHPVVISILIKLCSFIPTWKIVPGSDILDIAIKEPHIRTQVRENEYCYKGRPRLKTAYQLLLVSLDLEKNLHEVSIPFIVLHGEDDKVTDKSVSKMLYEVASSSDKTVKLYPNMWHALLYGETPENSEIVFTDVIKWLVDRTSESNGRLESELKHKHDGVLKHK, encoded by the exons ATGGTTTTGAGGA GTACAGCGACGAGGCTAGCCAAGGCTGGGTTTGCAGTCTATGGAATGGACTATGAAGGACACGGAAAATCCGAGGGATTAAGTGGTTACATCAGTAACTTTGATGATCTAGTTGATGATGTCTCTATTCATTACTCTACAATTTGTG agaaagaagagaataGAGGGAAGATGAGGTTTCTACTTGGAGAATCCATGGGAGGAGCAGTTGTGTTGCTCTTAGCTAGAAAGAAGCCTGAATTTTGGGACGGTGCCGTTTTGGTCGCACCTATGTGTAAG TTAGCTGAAGAGGTAAAGCCACATCCAGTAGTGATCTCAATTCTCATAAAGCTTTGCTCGTTTATTCCAACGTGGAAAATAGTTCCAGGCAGTGATATTCTTGACATTGCGATTAAAGAACCTCACATCAGAACTCAG GTGAGGGAGAACGAATATTGCTACAAAGGCCGGCCTCGCCTCAAAACTGCCTACCAACTTTTGCTGGTTAGCTTGGATCTCGAGAAGAATCTTCACGAG GTATCGATTCCTTTCATTGTTCTTCACGGAGAAGATGATAAAGTGACGGACAAAAGCGTCAGCAAAATGCTATATGAAGTGGCTTCAAGCTCGGACAAAACAGTCAAGCTTTACCCTAACATGTGGCATGCTTTATTGTATGGAGAAACTCCTGAAAATTCAGAAATCGTATTTACTGATGTCATAAAGTGGCTGGTGGATAGAACCTCTGAATCTAACGGACGATTAGAGAGCGAGTTAAAACATAAGCATGATGGAGTGTTGAAGCATAAATAA